One region of Balaenoptera ricei isolate mBalRic1 chromosome 5, mBalRic1.hap2, whole genome shotgun sequence genomic DNA includes:
- the GK2 gene encoding glycerol kinase 2, which produces MAAPKTAVVGPLVGAVVQGTDFTHFTVFNSKTAELLSHHQVELTQEFPKEGWVEQDPKEILQSVYECIEKTCEKLQELSIDISNIKAIGVSNQRETTVIWDKLTGEPLYNAVVWLDLRTQSTVETLSKKIPGSNNFVKSKTGLPLSTYFSAVKLRWILDNVRKVQKAVEEGRALFGTIDSWLIWSLTGGVNGGIHCTDVTNASRTMLFNIHSLEWDKKLCNFFEIPMDILPNVWSSSEIYGRMKTGALEGVPISGCLGDQSAALVGQMCFQEGQAKNTYGTGCFLLCNTGHKCVFSEHGLLTTVAYKLGKDKPVCYALEGSVAIAGAVIRWLRDNLGIIKTSEESEKLAKEVGTSYGCYFIPAFSGLYAPYWEPTARGIICGLTQFTNKSHIAFAALEAICFQTREILDAMNHDCGIPLSHLQVDGGMTNNKVLMQLQADILHIPVIKASMPETTALGAAMAAGAAEGVDVWSLKPEDLSVVMMERFEPQIKATESEIRYSTWKKAVMKSMGWVTTQPPESSEPTTFSSLPLGFFIVTSMIMLIGARYISGVP; this is translated from the coding sequence ATGGCAGCTCCGAAGACGGCAGTTGTGGGGCCGTTGGTGGGGGCAGTGGTCCAGGGTACTGACTTCACTCATTTTACGGTTTTCAATTCAAAAACAGCGGAACTACTTAGTCACCATCAAGTGGAATTAACCCAAGAGTTCCCAAAAGAAGGATGGGTAGAACAAGACCCTAAGGAAATTCTTCAGTCAGTTTATGAATGTATAGAGAAAACATGTGAGAAACTTCAAGAACTCAGTATTGATATATCCAACATAAAAGCTATCGGTGTCAGCAATCAGAGGGAAACCACTGTTATCTGGGACAAATTAACTGGAGAGCCGCTCTACAATGCTGTGGTGTGGCTTGATCTAAGAACCCAGTCTACTGTTGAGACGCTTAGcaaaaaaattccaggaagtaATAACTTCGTCAAGTCCAAGACAGGCCTTCCACTTAGCACTTACTTCAGTGCAGTAAAACTTCGTTGGATTCTTGACAATGTGAGAAAAGTTCAAAAGGCTGTTGAAGAAGGTAGAGCTCTTTTTGGTACCATTGATTCATGGCTTATCTGGAGTCTGACAGGAGGAGTTAATGGAGGTATCCATTGTACAGATGTAACAAATGCAAGTAGGACAATGCTCTTCAACATCCATTCTCTAGAATGGGATAAAAAGCTGTGTAACTTTTTTGAAATTCCAATGGACATTCTTCCAAATGTCTGGAGTTCTTCTGAGATCTATGGCCGAATGAAAACTGGGGCCTTGGAAGGTGTGCCAATATCTGGATGTTTGGGGGACCAGTCTGCTGCATTAGTAGGACAAATGTGCTTCCAGGAAGGACAAGCCAAAAACACGTATGGAACAGGCTGTTTCTTACTATGTAATACAGGTCATAAGTGTGTATTTTCTGAACATGGCCTCCTGACCACAGTGGCTTACAAGCTAGGCAAAGACAAGCCAGTATGTTATGCACTGGAAGGTTCTGTTGCTATAGCCGGTGCTGTTATTCGCTGGCTAAGAGACAATCTTGGAATTATAAAGACCtcagaagaaagtgaaaaacttGCTAAAGAAGTAGGTACTTCTTATGGCTGCTACTTCATCCCAGCCTTTTCAGGGTTATACGCACCTTATTGGGAGCCCACTGCAAGAGGGATAATCTGTGGTCTCACTCAGTTCACCAATAAAAGTcatattgcttttgctgcattagAAGCTATTTGTTTCCAAACCCGAGAGATTTTGGATGCCATGAACCATGACTGTGGAATTCCACTCAGTCATTTGCAGGTGGATGGAGGAATGACCAACAACAAAGTTCTTATGCAACTGCAAGCAGACATTCTGCATATTCCAGTAATAAAAGCCTCCATGCCTGAAACAACTGCCCTGGGAGCTGCCATGGCAGCAGGAGCTGCAGAAGGGGTAGACGTTTGGAGTCTTAAACCTGAGGATTTGTCAGTGGTCATGATGGAACGGTTTGAACCACAGATAAAAGCCACAGAAAGTGAAATTCGTTATTCTACATGGAAGAAAGCTGTGATGAAGTCAATGGGTTGGGTTACAACTCAGCCTCCTGAAAGTAGTGAACCTACTACGTTCTCTAGTCTACCCTTGGGTTTTTTTATAGTGACTAGCATGATAATGTTAATTGGAGCAAGATACATCTCAGGTGTACCATAA